Below is a genomic region from Stutzerimonas stutzeri.
CGCATCAATACCTCTTTATGGGCAGGCTATGGCCAAGCCTCTAAAAACAAGATCAGGCACGCAATTCACCGAGGGGAAATCTGCCACAAGCGCAACGTCGCCGCCGGTGACGTAGATGGCGAAATCATCTCCCAGATAATTCCGGGCGAGGGCAATTTGGCTAGAAACGTAACTACGAGCCATCAGGAGGCAGCCCCTCTCGACTCCCTCTGCAGTGTCTTTACCTGGAGCCAGATCGTCCAGCGCACTCTCTGTTTCTGAGCGATCGTACCGTATACGACGGGTATGAGCGAACAACTGGCCGCGCAGCAGAGCGATGCCAGGTGCGATATAGCCACCAAGGTGCGCCCCGTCGCGAGCGACCAAATCAACCGTAATGGCCGTGCCCAGGTCGACGACAAGGCAAGCTCGCTTACATAGCTCGTAAGCTGCAACGATGGCTAGCCATCGATCCAAACCTAACCGCCAGGGGTCGTTGTAACCATTCACTACTCCAGCAATGCTATTGGCTGGGCGGGCTATGGCCACGTCCACGCTCAAGGATGCAGAGAGCACACTCACTATCGCAGCGGTTTCCTCGTCACTCCTTACACTGACCAATCGGCAGCGCGAAATTCCGCCAACGTTTCGATCAGACAATTGTCGTGCAAGCTCGTCGGCCTGGGTCGAAACCCCCTCCGCAACTGGGGAGGCGCCAGGCTCGGTAATTACTCGCCATTTGACGAAGCTGTTCCCACAGTCGAGCTCAAGAATCATGATCAAGCCTCAAGCTTAGTTCTCCCCCGCTAAATCGCTGCTCACCATGACCGTCGACCTGCATACGCAATGCGCCTTGCTCATCGACACCAATCATTACGCCGCTAACCTGCTGGACTCCGGTACTTAGAACGCAGCGCTTGCCCTGCCAGAGGTTGCTCGCTTGCCATTCATCACGCAACGAAGAAAAGCCCTCAAGCGCATGCCGTTGGATGTAGTAATTCAGCGATTCACTAACAAGATTCACCAGCTCGCAACGGCTCGCCAACACTCCTGTCT
It encodes:
- a CDS encoding type III pantothenate kinase, which translates into the protein MILELDCGNSFVKWRVITEPGASPVAEGVSTQADELARQLSDRNVGGISRCRLVSVRSDEETAAIVSVLSASLSVDVAIARPANSIAGVVNGYNDPWRLGLDRWLAIVAAYELCKRACLVVDLGTAITVDLVARDGAHLGGYIAPGIALLRGQLFAHTRRIRYDRSETESALDDLAPGKDTAEGVERGCLLMARSYVSSQIALARNYLGDDFAIYVTGGDVALVADFPSVNCVPDLVFRGLAIACP